The following coding sequences lie in one Paenibacillus durus ATCC 35681 genomic window:
- a CDS encoding DHH family phosphoesterase, which translates to MQSYEQSLRQTRQFLLDHDDYLVVSHIQPDGDAVSSTLAVGWLLSCLGKKYTMLNEGPIPTRMKYLWRAEGIADMSVNPPERMFSNIICVDCADFQRVGQTQRFFEPNAAIVNIDHHPTNNGYGAVQLIKPDAAATAEILFDLLKEFNITWDTDIATAIYTGLLTDTGGFRYANTSPKVMEASSELLSFGVNGPELAETLLEEMTLPQVKVLSKALNTLQLSPKGDIAWVYVTPQDMIDCGAANEDLEGIVNYPRNIQGVEVGMLFKVIDDQSVKVSFRSAGKVDVAALAQIFGGGGHTRAAGAKLDVPLEQAVALVLKEVNRVL; encoded by the coding sequence ATGCAAAGCTATGAACAAAGTCTCCGGCAGACACGTCAGTTTCTGCTGGACCACGACGATTATCTTGTAGTGTCGCATATTCAGCCGGACGGAGATGCAGTCAGCTCCACCCTAGCGGTGGGCTGGCTTCTCTCATGTCTGGGTAAGAAATACACGATGCTTAACGAAGGGCCGATCCCGACCCGAATGAAATACCTGTGGAGGGCAGAGGGAATTGCCGATATGTCGGTAAATCCTCCGGAACGTATGTTCAGCAATATCATTTGTGTCGACTGCGCCGACTTTCAGCGTGTCGGCCAGACACAGAGATTTTTTGAACCGAATGCTGCTATTGTGAACATTGATCATCATCCGACGAATAACGGCTACGGCGCGGTTCAACTGATTAAACCAGATGCCGCAGCAACGGCTGAAATTTTATTTGATTTGCTGAAAGAGTTTAACATCACATGGGATACCGATATTGCGACAGCTATTTATACCGGCCTTTTAACCGATACGGGCGGTTTCCGTTATGCCAATACTTCTCCCAAAGTAATGGAAGCTTCCTCTGAGCTGTTGTCGTTTGGAGTAAATGGACCGGAACTTGCGGAAACACTGCTTGAAGAAATGACTCTCCCTCAAGTGAAAGTACTTAGCAAGGCGCTAAACACGCTGCAATTATCACCTAAGGGCGACATTGCTTGGGTATATGTTACGCCTCAGGATATGATTGACTGCGGCGCGGCCAATGAGGATTTGGAGGGGATCGTCAATTATCCCCGCAATATCCAGGGCGTTGAGGTCGGCATGCTGTTCAAGGTCATTGACGACCAGTCGGTTAAGGTCAGCTTCCGTTCCGCCGGCAAGGTGGATGTAGCTGCTTTGGCACAAATTTTTGGCGGCGGAGGGCACACCCGTGCAGCCGGAGCCAAGTTGGATGTGCCTCTGGAACAAGCGGTTGCGCTTGTGCTTAAGGAGGTCAACCGGGTGCTATGA
- the rbfA gene encoding 30S ribosome-binding factor RbfA gives MSKIRAGRVGEQIKKELSRLIQGELKDPRVGFVTVTGVDVTSDLSQAKVYLSVFGDDEQKNASLKAIEKANGFLRSELGKAIRLRHTPELIFKFDESVAYGSRIEKLLGEIGKQDESQE, from the coding sequence ATGTCTAAAATAAGAGCCGGACGCGTAGGCGAACAGATCAAGAAAGAACTCAGCCGTCTGATTCAAGGTGAGCTTAAAGACCCGCGGGTTGGCTTTGTCACCGTTACCGGCGTTGATGTTACGAGCGACCTTTCCCAGGCCAAGGTTTACCTCAGCGTATTCGGAGACGATGAGCAGAAGAATGCTTCGCTTAAGGCGATTGAGAAGGCCAACGGCTTTCTGCGCTCCGAGCTTGGCAAGGCGATACGCCTTCGGCATACACCGGAACTGATCTTCAAGTTCGACGAATCCGTCGCCTACGGCAGCCGGATCGAGAAGCTGCTTGGCGAAATCGGCAAGCAGGACGAGAGCCAGGAATAA
- a CDS encoding bifunctional riboflavin kinase/FAD synthetase, giving the protein MRTVTLTYPMQPQAAAEWAQPQIAALGQFDGLHRGHASVISSAVALARREEVPAAVITFYPHPKDVMGKGDYDGYLTPPRDKQELLAEMGVDILYVIEFNEQLSRVSPEDFVSVMLLPLRITTAIVGFDFRFGYMGEGDAEMLRRLGGGSMKVETVPPFLLDGVKVSSSGIRKGLQTGDMELANSWFGRCYHLRGTVSHGEKRGRTIGFPTANLELEDRYVIPAKGVYAVRAVHDGKTLPGVMNVGVKPTFHEGVTAPSFEVHLLDFAGDLYGQEMRVDLVAFIRPERRFDSVESLISQIREDAKTAERILLNS; this is encoded by the coding sequence GTGAGAACCGTAACGTTAACCTATCCGATGCAGCCTCAGGCGGCAGCGGAATGGGCACAGCCTCAGATTGCCGCCCTGGGGCAATTCGATGGACTGCACCGCGGGCATGCCAGTGTAATCTCCTCTGCCGTAGCCTTGGCTCGCAGAGAAGAAGTGCCTGCGGCTGTCATAACATTCTACCCTCATCCGAAAGATGTTATGGGTAAAGGCGATTACGATGGATATTTGACGCCGCCCCGGGACAAGCAGGAGCTGCTTGCCGAAATGGGCGTGGATATTCTCTACGTCATCGAATTCAACGAACAGCTCTCCCGGGTGAGTCCGGAGGATTTTGTGTCCGTCATGCTGCTGCCTCTGCGAATCACTACGGCGATTGTCGGTTTCGACTTCCGCTTTGGATACATGGGGGAAGGCGATGCTGAAATGCTGCGGCGGCTTGGAGGCGGCTCCATGAAGGTGGAAACCGTGCCGCCTTTTTTGCTGGATGGTGTCAAGGTAAGCAGTTCCGGTATCCGCAAAGGCCTTCAGACCGGCGATATGGAGCTGGCCAACTCCTGGTTCGGCCGCTGCTACCATCTGCGGGGAACGGTCTCGCATGGCGAAAAACGCGGGCGCACCATTGGATTTCCAACCGCGAATCTGGAGCTTGAGGACCGGTATGTTATTCCCGCGAAAGGCGTATACGCCGTTCGTGCCGTTCATGATGGAAAGACCCTGCCGGGAGTCATGAATGTCGGCGTGAAGCCGACCTTTCACGAAGGAGTTACCGCGCCGAGTTTTGAGGTCCATTTGCTGGATTTTGCCGGAGATTTGTATGGACAGGAGATGAGGGTAGACCTCGTCGCCTTCATCCGGCCGGAGCGCAGATTCGATTCGGTCGAATCGCTTATTTCGCAAATTCGCGAAGATGCGAAGACAGCAGAGAGAATTCTGCTGAATTCGTAA
- the truB gene encoding tRNA pseudouridine(55) synthase TruB, translating to MSELEGVLAVYKPAGFTSHDVVAKTRRMLGMKRIGHAGTLDPQVTGVLPLCLGRATRIVEYIQELPKEYIATLRLGMSSDTEDLTGTVTETADDIRVTEEEVKRTLDSFRGVISQTPPMYSAVKVGGKRLYELAREGKTVERKSREVEIYEIEMLEMVWNGKFPDITFRVLCSKGTYIRTLCVDIGRALSLPGVMVKLERTMSAGIRADRCLSLEEIAERKADGSLPEFLIPADEAIYHLPVHKVADEKKTAALQGQRLAARFVAPEVLVDGPIRLYDLQGGFLGIYKREDTGSIAPVKVFAQG from the coding sequence ATGAGTGAGCTTGAAGGCGTTCTGGCTGTGTACAAGCCGGCCGGCTTTACCTCGCATGACGTTGTGGCCAAGACGCGGCGCATGCTTGGGATGAAAAGAATCGGGCACGCGGGCACACTGGACCCCCAGGTTACGGGCGTTCTGCCGCTTTGCCTCGGACGGGCCACGCGAATCGTAGAGTACATTCAAGAGCTTCCCAAAGAATATATCGCCACACTGCGGCTTGGCATGTCCAGCGACACGGAAGACTTAACCGGCACCGTGACGGAAACGGCGGATGACATTAGGGTAACCGAGGAAGAGGTAAAGCGGACGCTGGATTCGTTCCGGGGAGTTATTTCCCAGACGCCACCCATGTATTCTGCCGTTAAAGTAGGCGGCAAACGTCTTTATGAACTGGCCCGCGAGGGTAAGACCGTGGAACGCAAAAGCCGTGAGGTTGAGATTTACGAGATCGAGATGCTGGAGATGGTCTGGAACGGCAAGTTCCCGGATATCACCTTCAGGGTCTTATGCTCCAAAGGCACTTATATCCGCACGCTCTGCGTCGATATCGGGCGCGCATTGTCGCTGCCTGGCGTGATGGTTAAGCTGGAGCGTACAATGTCGGCGGGCATTCGGGCGGATCGGTGCCTTTCCCTTGAGGAAATCGCCGAGCGCAAGGCGGACGGAAGCCTTCCGGAGTTTCTGATCCCTGCCGATGAGGCGATTTATCATCTGCCAGTGCATAAGGTGGCGGATGAGAAGAAGACGGCTGCCCTTCAGGGCCAGCGGCTGGCCGCCCGGTTCGTGGCGCCTGAAGTTCTAGTGGATGGTCCCATTCGTCTTTACGACCTTCAAGGCGGTTTTCTTGGCATTTACAAGCGTGAGGACACCGGTTCGATCGCTCCTGTGAAAGTATTTGCTCAAGGCTGA